Proteins encoded together in one Mycolicibacter minnesotensis window:
- the cynS gene encoding cyanase: MNRSQITEQIIAARIAKGLTWQELADAIDRPVVWTTSALLGQHPIPAELGTVLAGLLGLDSSAVPVLAAVPMRGGLTAPPTDPTIYRLYEAVGVYGPAIKELIHEQFGDGIMSAINFSLDFERKPHSGGDRVVITFDGKFLPYEWNSAD, translated from the coding sequence ATGAATCGAAGCCAGATCACCGAGCAGATCATCGCCGCCCGCATCGCGAAAGGCTTGACGTGGCAGGAGTTGGCCGACGCGATCGACAGGCCGGTGGTCTGGACCACCTCGGCACTGCTGGGCCAGCATCCCATTCCTGCCGAGCTGGGCACCGTCCTGGCGGGGTTGCTTGGGCTGGACTCGTCGGCGGTGCCGGTACTGGCCGCAGTGCCGATGCGCGGCGGGCTCACTGCCCCGCCCACCGACCCGACCATCTACCGGCTCTACGAGGCGGTGGGCGTCTACGGTCCGGCCATCAAGGAACTGATCCATGAGCAGTTCGGAGACGGCATTATGAGCGCGATCAACTTCAGCCTGGACTTCGAGCGCAAACCGCATTCGGGCGGTGACCGGGTGGTGATCACCTTCGACGGTAAATTCCTTCCCTACGAATGGAATTCAGCGGACTGA
- a CDS encoding patatin-like phospholipase family protein, protein MVDRPAAGARPPTADLVLSGGGVRFVGLVGAVVALMDAGYSVQRISGVSGGSVVGTILAAAVQGDQLTPAQLKELALSVPLRAWRDAGPIPVVGPVWGFLRDSALYRGDVAHAWIRSELANLGVRSWGDLAYDADNLAPERRYRAVVTVTDVTTGQLVRLPWDYRRVYGLDPDEQSVADAVRASMAVPFFYRPVTLTSSHGLRSTLVDGGVLSNFPIYTFDRLDGRPPQWPTFGITVVPELSDGLGAMVPVLRPLRLFGQSLLLENLISTILVGHDQTYLNQPGVSVRAIKVNSTDVSVLDFDISRDRLEKLYDNGYAAATDFLSTWDWPAYLRRFRAARYPEAD, encoded by the coding sequence ATGGTTGATCGCCCGGCGGCCGGCGCCCGGCCCCCCACCGCAGACCTGGTGCTGTCCGGCGGGGGAGTGCGCTTTGTGGGACTGGTCGGCGCGGTCGTCGCGCTGATGGACGCCGGCTACTCGGTGCAGCGCATCTCCGGGGTGTCCGGCGGCTCGGTGGTGGGCACGATTCTGGCCGCCGCTGTCCAGGGTGACCAGTTGACCCCGGCTCAGCTCAAGGAACTGGCGCTGTCGGTACCGCTGCGCGCCTGGCGTGACGCGGGGCCGATCCCCGTGGTGGGACCGGTGTGGGGATTCTTGCGCGACAGCGCCCTCTACCGCGGAGATGTCGCCCATGCGTGGATCCGCAGCGAGTTGGCGAACCTGGGAGTGCGTTCCTGGGGCGATCTGGCCTACGACGCTGACAACCTGGCGCCCGAGCGGCGCTACCGTGCGGTGGTCACCGTGACCGACGTGACCACCGGGCAGTTGGTCCGGCTGCCGTGGGACTACCGGCGGGTCTATGGCCTCGATCCTGACGAGCAATCGGTCGCCGACGCGGTGCGGGCCTCGATGGCGGTGCCGTTCTTTTACCGCCCGGTGACGCTGACCAGCTCCCACGGCCTGCGATCCACCCTGGTAGACGGTGGAGTGCTGTCCAATTTCCCGATCTACACCTTCGACCGGCTCGACGGCCGCCCTCCGCAATGGCCCACATTCGGCATCACGGTGGTCCCCGAACTCTCCGACGGGTTGGGCGCCATGGTCCCGGTGCTGCGGCCGCTGCGGCTGTTCGGACAATCCCTGCTGTTGGAGAACCTGATCAGCACCATACTGGTCGGCCATGACCAGACGTACCTGAACCAGCCGGGGGTCAGCGTGCGGGCCATCAAGGTCAACTCCACCGACGTCAGTGTGCTGGACTTCGACATCTCCCGCGACCGGCTGGAAAAGCTCTACGACAACGGTTACGCCGCCGCAACCGATTTCCTGTCGACCTGGGATTGGCCTGCCTACCTGCGGCGCTTCCGCGCAGCGCGCTACCCCGAGGCCGACTAG
- a CDS encoding MBL fold metallo-hydrolase → MPDSDRLYFRQLLSGRDFAAGDPIAAQMRNFAYLIGDRQTGDAVVIDPAYAAGDLLDILEADDMRLSGVLVTHHHPDHVGGKMMGFELKGLAELLERVSVPVHVNTHEVQWVSRVTEIPLSDLTAHDHGDRVSVGDIDIELLHTPGHTPGSQCFLLDGRLVAGDTLFLEGCGRTDFPGGDSDEMYRSLQQLAALPGDPTVFPGHWYSADPSAALSEVKRSNYVFSAGSLDRWRMLMGG, encoded by the coding sequence GTGCCCGATTCCGACCGGCTGTACTTCCGCCAGCTGCTCTCCGGACGCGATTTCGCGGCCGGCGACCCGATCGCTGCGCAGATGCGCAACTTCGCTTACCTGATCGGCGATCGACAGACCGGCGACGCTGTGGTGATCGACCCGGCCTATGCCGCTGGGGATCTGCTCGACATCCTTGAGGCCGACGACATGCGCCTGTCCGGCGTGCTGGTCACTCATCACCACCCGGATCACGTGGGCGGCAAGATGATGGGCTTCGAACTCAAGGGCCTGGCCGAGCTTCTGGAGCGGGTCAGCGTCCCCGTGCACGTGAACACCCATGAGGTTCAGTGGGTTTCGCGGGTGACAGAGATCCCACTGTCGGACCTGACCGCACATGACCACGGCGACAGGGTCAGTGTCGGCGACATCGACATCGAGCTCCTGCACACCCCCGGCCACACGCCGGGCAGCCAGTGCTTCCTGCTGGATGGCCGGTTGGTGGCCGGCGACACTCTGTTCCTGGAGGGCTGCGGCCGCACCGACTTTCCGGGCGGGGACTCCGACGAGATGTATCGCAGCCTGCAGCAGTTGGCTGCGTTGCCGGGCGACCCGACGGTGTTCCCCGGCCACTGGTATTCCGCCGACCCGAGCGCCGCGCTCTCGGAAGTCAAGCGGTCCAACTACGTATTCAGCGCCGGAAGCCTGGACCGGTGGCGCATGCTGATGGGCGGATGA
- the rpmG gene encoding 50S ribosomal protein L33, protein MASSTDVRPKITLACEVCKHRNYITKKNRRNDPDRLELKKFCPNCGKHESHRESR, encoded by the coding sequence GTGGCCTCCAGTACTGATGTGCGGCCGAAGATCACCTTGGCCTGCGAGGTGTGCAAGCACCGTAACTACATCACCAAGAAGAACCGCCGTAACGACCCCGACCGGCTGGAGCTGAAGAAATTCTGCCCCAACTGCGGCAAGCACGAGTCGCACCGCGAATCTCGCTAA
- the hadA gene encoding (3R)-hydroxyacyl-ACP dehydratase subunit HadA, whose product MSLADRLAGKHYRYPDHYEVEREKIREYAHAVKAVDPASLDLRAAAGLGYEGLVAPLTYISVFGHMAISGFFEHCGVEVSDAQIVQVDQKLEFLQPIKEGDRLYCDVSVESIRRAHGTDIIMTKQVVTNHAGDIVQKTYTTLAGRAGDGDKGFTDGVA is encoded by the coding sequence GTGTCGTTGGCTGATCGCCTCGCCGGGAAGCACTACCGCTATCCCGACCACTACGAGGTGGAGCGGGAAAAGATCCGCGAGTACGCGCACGCGGTCAAGGCGGTCGACCCGGCCAGTCTCGACCTGCGCGCGGCGGCAGGGCTCGGTTACGAGGGCTTGGTGGCCCCGCTCACCTATATCTCGGTCTTCGGCCACATGGCCATTTCTGGGTTCTTCGAGCACTGCGGCGTCGAGGTGTCTGACGCGCAGATCGTTCAGGTCGACCAGAAGCTGGAGTTTCTCCAGCCGATCAAAGAGGGCGACCGACTGTATTGCGACGTGTCGGTCGAGTCGATCCGTCGTGCGCACGGTACGGACATCATCATGACCAAGCAGGTTGTCACCAACCACGCCGGTGACATCGTGCAGAAGACGTATACGACGCTGGCGGGTCGCGCCGGCGATGGAGATAAGGGTTTCACCGATGGCGTTGCGTGA
- the hadB gene encoding (3R)-hydroxyacyl-ACP dehydratase subunit HadB, with product MALREFSSVKVGDQLPERVIPLSRQDLVNYAGVSGDLNPIHWDDEIAQQVGLDTAIAHGMLTMGLGGGYVTAWVGDPGAVTEYNVRFTSVVPVPNDGKGAEITFSGRVKSVDPESKTVSIALTATTGGKKIFGRAVASATLA from the coding sequence ATGGCGTTGCGTGAGTTCAGTTCGGTCAAGGTCGGCGATCAGCTGCCCGAGCGGGTCATCCCGCTGTCGCGACAGGATCTGGTCAACTACGCCGGTGTGTCCGGTGACCTCAACCCGATCCACTGGGACGACGAGATCGCCCAGCAGGTGGGGCTGGACACGGCCATCGCTCACGGCATGCTGACCATGGGGCTCGGTGGCGGTTACGTCACGGCCTGGGTGGGTGACCCGGGTGCGGTGACCGAATACAACGTGCGCTTCACCTCGGTGGTGCCGGTGCCCAACGACGGCAAGGGCGCTGAGATCACCTTCAGTGGCCGGGTGAAGTCGGTGGATCCCGAATCGAAGACGGTGAGTATTGCGCTCACCGCCACCACCGGTGGCAAGAAGATCTTCGGGCGGGCGGTCGCATCCGCAACGTTGGCCTAG
- the hadC gene encoding (3R)-hydroxyacyl-ACP dehydratase subunit HadC: MAIKTDIRGMIWRYPESFAVGREKIREFARAIKAEDPSCFDEAEAAKLGYDSLLAPLTFVAILAKLVQSDFFRHVDTGYTTMQMVQVDQGFTYRKPIKAGDTLYARMEIASVNERFGADIVTTRNILTNQDGDVVLEAFTTMMGHDGDDSVNLRWDAESGQVVRTA, from the coding sequence ATGGCAATCAAAACTGATATCCGGGGCATGATCTGGCGATACCCCGAGTCGTTCGCGGTGGGCCGCGAGAAGATCCGTGAGTTCGCCCGGGCTATCAAAGCCGAGGATCCGTCCTGTTTCGATGAGGCCGAGGCCGCCAAACTGGGCTACGACTCGCTACTGGCGCCGCTGACCTTCGTGGCAATTCTGGCGAAGCTGGTGCAATCGGACTTCTTCAGGCACGTCGACACCGGCTACACAACTATGCAGATGGTTCAGGTGGACCAGGGGTTCACCTACCGCAAGCCGATCAAGGCCGGCGACACGCTCTACGCCCGGATGGAGATCGCCTCGGTCAATGAGCGTTTCGGTGCCGACATCGTCACCACCCGCAACATCTTGACCAATCAGGACGGCGATGTGGTGCTGGAGGCCTTCACCACGATGATGGGTCACGACGGCGACGATTCGGTCAATCTCCGGTGGGACGCCGAATCCGGTCAGGTAGTCCGAACAGCCTGA
- the secE gene encoding preprotein translocase subunit SecE — translation MTDELDRPDAAADGDSDTESGSGSRTAVANRQVGDPLRPTGKRSRRRVGGDADVDSTAIELDAEDAADAEKAKKKKAKKKAEGPSRNPFVYVFNFLKQVVGELRKVIWPNRKQMVTYTAVVLAFLVFMVALVAGADYGWARLVLLVFGQ, via the coding sequence GTGACCGACGAGCTCGACCGTCCCGACGCCGCAGCCGACGGCGACAGCGATACCGAATCCGGTAGCGGCAGTCGCACGGCCGTGGCGAACAGGCAGGTCGGCGACCCGCTGCGGCCCACGGGCAAGCGTTCCCGGCGCCGTGTCGGCGGCGACGCCGACGTGGACTCGACTGCCATCGAACTGGACGCCGAAGACGCCGCGGACGCCGAGAAGGCCAAGAAGAAGAAGGCCAAGAAGAAGGCCGAAGGTCCCTCGCGCAACCCGTTCGTCTACGTCTTCAACTTTCTCAAGCAGGTCGTCGGCGAACTTCGCAAGGTGATCTGGCCGAACCGCAAGCAGATGGTCACCTACACCGCGGTGGTGCTGGCTTTCCTGGTCTTCATGGTGGCGTTGGTCGCCGGGGCAGACTACGGATGGGCCCGCCTGGTGCTGCTGGTGTTCGGCCAGTGA
- the nusG gene encoding transcription termination/antitermination protein NusG, translating into MTTFDGDTPAGEPVDVAEAAEDSVTEATESPEAAEAAESPEADAEAPEAAQDEPAEELDPAVALKAELRAKPGDWYVIHSYAGYENKVKANLETRVQNLDVGDYIFQVEVPTEEVTEIKNGQRKQVNRKVLPGYILVRMDLTDDSWSAVRNTPGVTGFVGATSRPTSLPLDDVVKFLLPQGAAKKQARATAGAAASAHEGGLDRPVIEVDYEVGESVTVMDGPFATLPASISEVNAEQQKLKVLVSIFGRETPVELAFTQVSKI; encoded by the coding sequence GTGACTACCTTCGACGGCGACACGCCTGCGGGCGAGCCGGTCGACGTGGCGGAGGCCGCGGAGGACTCCGTGACGGAGGCGACCGAGTCGCCCGAGGCCGCCGAGGCGGCTGAGTCTCCCGAGGCTGACGCTGAGGCCCCCGAGGCCGCCCAGGACGAGCCGGCAGAGGAGCTCGACCCCGCGGTCGCGCTGAAAGCCGAACTGCGCGCCAAGCCGGGCGACTGGTACGTCATCCACTCTTACGCCGGTTACGAGAACAAGGTGAAAGCCAACCTCGAGACCCGCGTGCAGAACCTTGACGTCGGCGACTACATCTTCCAGGTGGAGGTGCCCACCGAAGAGGTCACCGAGATCAAGAACGGCCAGCGCAAGCAGGTCAACCGCAAGGTGCTGCCGGGCTACATCCTGGTTCGGATGGACCTCACCGACGACTCCTGGTCGGCGGTGCGCAACACCCCCGGCGTGACCGGCTTCGTCGGCGCCACCTCGCGGCCGACCTCACTGCCGCTGGACGACGTCGTCAAGTTCCTGTTGCCGCAGGGCGCGGCTAAGAAGCAGGCTCGTGCCACCGCAGGTGCCGCCGCGTCCGCCCACGAGGGTGGTCTGGACCGGCCGGTCATCGAGGTCGACTACGAGGTCGGCGAGTCGGTCACCGTCATGGACGGACCGTTCGCGACGCTGCCGGCCTCCATCAGCGAGGTCAACGCCGAACAGCAGAAGCTCAAGGTGCTGGTGTCGATCTTCGGTCGCGAGACACCAGTGGAACTGGCCTTCACCCAGGTCTCCAAGATTTAG
- the rplK gene encoding 50S ribosomal protein L11, with the protein MAPKKKVTGLIKLQIKAGEANPAPPVGPALGQHGVNIMEFCKAYNAATDGQRGNVIPVEITVYEDRSFTFALKTPPAARMLLKAAGIAKGSAEPHKTKVAKVTWDQVREIAETKKADLNANDIEAGAKIIAGTARSMGITVE; encoded by the coding sequence ATGGCCCCGAAGAAGAAGGTCACCGGGCTGATCAAGCTCCAGATCAAAGCCGGCGAGGCTAACCCCGCGCCGCCGGTCGGACCCGCGCTTGGTCAGCACGGCGTGAACATCATGGAATTCTGCAAGGCGTACAACGCCGCGACGGACGGCCAGCGCGGCAACGTCATCCCCGTGGAGATCACCGTCTACGAGGACCGCAGCTTCACCTTTGCGCTTAAGACCCCGCCCGCGGCCCGGATGCTGCTCAAGGCAGCCGGCATCGCCAAGGGTTCGGCGGAGCCGCACAAGACCAAGGTCGCCAAGGTGACCTGGGACCAGGTGCGCGAGATCGCCGAGACCAAGAAGGCTGACCTCAACGCCAACGACATCGAGGCCGGAGCCAAGATCATCGCCGGAACCGCCCGCTCCATGGGCATCACCGTCGAGTAG
- the rplA gene encoding 50S ribosomal protein L1 has product MSKTSKAYRAAAEKVDRDNLYTPLQAAKLAKETSSTKQDATVEVAIRLGVDPRKADQMVRGTVNLPHGTGKTARVAVFAVGEKAEQAIAAGADVVGSDDLIEKIQGGFLDFDAAIATPDQMAKVGRIARVLGPRGLMPNPKTGTVTPDVAKAVADIKGGKINFRVDKQSNLHFVIGKASFDEKNLVENYGAALDEVLRLKPSSSKGRYLKKVTISTTTGPGIPVDPAVTRNFTAE; this is encoded by the coding sequence ATGAGCAAGACCAGCAAGGCCTACCGCGCCGCCGCCGAGAAGGTGGATCGCGACAACCTCTACACCCCGCTGCAGGCCGCCAAACTGGCCAAGGAGACGTCGTCGACCAAGCAGGACGCCACCGTCGAGGTCGCCATCCGGCTCGGTGTGGACCCGCGTAAGGCCGACCAGATGGTCCGCGGCACCGTCAACCTGCCGCACGGCACCGGTAAGACCGCCCGCGTCGCGGTGTTCGCGGTCGGTGAGAAGGCTGAGCAGGCTATCGCCGCCGGCGCCGACGTGGTCGGCAGCGACGACCTGATCGAGAAGATCCAGGGCGGCTTCCTGGACTTCGACGCAGCGATCGCCACCCCGGACCAGATGGCCAAGGTGGGCCGTATCGCCCGCGTGCTGGGCCCGCGCGGCCTGATGCCCAACCCCAAGACCGGCACCGTGACCCCCGACGTCGCCAAGGCCGTCGCGGACATCAAGGGCGGCAAGATCAACTTCCGGGTGGACAAGCAGTCCAACCTGCACTTCGTCATCGGCAAGGCGTCGTTCGACGAGAAGAACCTGGTGGAGAACTACGGGGCCGCCCTCGACGAGGTGCTGCGGCTCAAGCCGTCGTCCTCCAAGGGCCGCTACCTCAAGAAGGTCACCATCTCGACGACGACTGGCCCCGGTATTCCGGTGGACCCGGCCGTTACCCGCAACTTCACGGCTGAATAA
- a CDS encoding cyclopropane mycolic acid synthase family methyltransferase — translation MVDKAIPTADMRPKFENIQAHYDLSDDFFALFQDPTRMYSCAYFEPPDATLEEAQIAKLDLNLDKLDLRPGMTLLDIGCGWGATMKRAVEKYDVNVIGLTLSKNQHAYSQSLLDDIDTDRSRKVLLQGWEQFHDPVDRIVSIEAFEHFGFENYDNFFKNSYDIMPADGRMTIQSSVSFHPYELNARGKKLTFETARFIKFILTEIFPGGRLPTTQMMVDHGEKAGFAVPEALSLRSHYIKTLRIWGDALEAHHAEAVEIQSEEVYERYMKYLRGCEYYFTDEVLDVSLVSYAKQAD, via the coding sequence ATGGTGGACAAAGCGATACCGACCGCGGATATGCGTCCGAAGTTTGAGAACATTCAGGCCCATTACGACCTGTCCGATGACTTCTTCGCGTTGTTCCAGGACCCGACCCGGATGTACAGCTGTGCGTACTTCGAGCCGCCGGACGCCACCCTGGAAGAAGCCCAGATCGCCAAGCTGGACCTGAATCTGGACAAGTTGGACCTGCGGCCCGGGATGACGCTGCTCGATATCGGTTGCGGCTGGGGCGCGACCATGAAGCGCGCTGTCGAGAAGTACGACGTGAACGTGATCGGCTTGACCCTGTCGAAGAACCAGCACGCCTACTCGCAGAGTCTGCTGGACGACATCGACACCGACCGGTCGCGGAAGGTCCTGCTGCAGGGCTGGGAGCAGTTCCACGACCCGGTGGACCGGATCGTCTCCATCGAGGCGTTTGAGCACTTCGGATTCGAGAATTACGACAACTTCTTCAAGAATTCCTACGACATCATGCCGGCCGACGGCCGCATGACCATCCAGAGCAGCGTGAGCTTTCATCCCTACGAGCTCAACGCACGCGGCAAGAAGCTGACGTTCGAGACCGCCCGGTTCATCAAGTTCATCCTCACCGAGATCTTCCCGGGCGGGCGGCTGCCCACCACCCAGATGATGGTGGATCACGGTGAGAAGGCCGGCTTTGCTGTGCCCGAGGCACTTTCGCTGCGGTCGCACTACATCAAGACCCTCAGGATCTGGGGCGACGCGCTGGAAGCCCACCACGCTGAGGCTGTCGAGATCCAGTCCGAAGAGGTCTACGAGCGCTACATGAAGTACTTGCGTGGCTGCGAGTACTACTTCACCGACGAGGTGCTGGATGTCAGCCTGGTCAGCTACGCCAAGCAAGCCGACTGA
- a CDS encoding cyclopropane mycolic acid synthase family methyltransferase, which produces MPKLEPKYEELQSIYDISNEFYELFLGPTMGYTCGFYPHKDTTCDEAQIAKFDLALGKLGLEPGMTLLDIGCGWGACMQHAIEKYDVNVIGLTLSGEQRQYAIDKLAKVDTKRNVEVRLQGWEEFTDKVDRIVSIGAFEHFGRDRWPDFFDITYNALPDDGRMLLHTITAISGQDEAQAKGIPMTMSLAKFTLFIMREIFPGGQLPSAWLPRKYAADAGFTVTRDDEIGFHYSRTLQDWAAMLEANKERAIEVQGQEAYDRFDKYLNGCVELFRNGNTSVHQYTLQK; this is translated from the coding sequence ATGCCCAAGCTGGAACCGAAGTACGAAGAACTGCAGTCGATCTACGACATCTCCAACGAGTTCTACGAGCTGTTCCTTGGTCCGACGATGGGCTACACCTGCGGGTTCTACCCGCACAAGGACACCACCTGCGACGAAGCTCAGATCGCCAAGTTCGACTTGGCGCTGGGCAAACTGGGCCTGGAGCCCGGTATGACGCTGCTCGACATCGGCTGCGGTTGGGGGGCCTGCATGCAGCACGCGATCGAGAAGTACGACGTCAACGTCATCGGACTCACCCTCAGTGGTGAGCAGCGTCAATACGCCATCGACAAGCTGGCCAAGGTCGACACCAAACGCAACGTCGAGGTGCGACTGCAGGGCTGGGAGGAGTTCACCGACAAGGTGGACCGGATCGTGTCGATCGGCGCATTTGAGCACTTCGGCCGCGACCGCTGGCCGGACTTCTTCGACATCACCTACAACGCGCTGCCCGACGACGGCCGGATGCTCCTGCACACGATCACCGCGATCAGCGGTCAGGACGAGGCGCAGGCCAAGGGCATTCCGATGACCATGTCGCTGGCCAAGTTCACGCTCTTCATCATGAGGGAGATCTTCCCCGGCGGTCAGCTTCCGTCGGCGTGGTTGCCCCGCAAGTACGCCGCCGACGCCGGATTCACCGTGACTCGGGACGACGAGATCGGGTTCCACTACTCACGCACTCTTCAGGACTGGGCGGCGATGTTGGAGGCCAACAAGGAGCGGGCTATCGAGGTGCAGGGCCAGGAGGCCTACGACCGTTTCGACAAGTACCTCAACGGCTGTGTGGAACTGTTCCGCAACGGGAACACCAGTGTCCACCAGTACACGCTGCAGAAATAG
- a CDS encoding alpha/beta fold hydrolase, with protein sequence MEKRIGTARSGDLEIFYEDLGDPGDPPVLLVMGLGAQLLLWRTGFCEKLVAQGLRVIRYDNRDVGLSSKLGREHSRGGLVPRMARFWLGKPSPAVYTLEDMADDAAALLDHLEIDQAHVVGASMGGMIAQVFAARFAERTRSLGIIFSSNNRPFLPPPAPRALLALLTGPSPDSPREVIIDNAVRASRIIGSPGYPAPEHRLRANILEAYERSYYPWGIARQFGAILASGSLAAYDRLITAPTVVIHGLADKLMRPAGGRAVADAIDRARLVLFEGMGHDLPEELWDPVISELTTTFAAAR encoded by the coding sequence GTGGAGAAGCGCATCGGTACTGCCCGCTCGGGCGATCTGGAGATCTTCTATGAGGATCTCGGAGATCCAGGGGACCCGCCGGTGCTGCTGGTGATGGGCCTGGGGGCCCAATTACTGCTGTGGCGAACCGGGTTCTGCGAGAAGCTCGTGGCCCAGGGACTTCGGGTGATCCGCTACGACAATCGGGATGTCGGGCTGTCGAGCAAGCTGGGCCGCGAGCATTCCCGCGGCGGGCTGGTCCCGCGTATGGCGCGGTTCTGGCTGGGCAAGCCCAGCCCGGCGGTCTACACCCTGGAGGACATGGCCGACGACGCCGCCGCCCTGCTGGATCACCTGGAGATCGATCAGGCCCACGTGGTCGGCGCCTCGATGGGCGGCATGATCGCGCAGGTTTTCGCAGCCCGCTTCGCAGAACGGACCCGTTCACTGGGCATCATCTTTTCCAGCAACAACCGGCCGTTTCTACCGCCGCCGGCGCCGCGGGCGCTGCTCGCGCTGCTGACCGGACCATCCCCGGATTCGCCCCGCGAAGTGATCATCGACAACGCGGTGCGGGCCAGCCGAATCATCGGCAGTCCCGGATACCCCGCGCCCGAGCACAGGCTGCGCGCCAACATCCTCGAGGCCTACGAACGCAGCTACTATCCGTGGGGCATCGCACGGCAGTTCGGCGCGATCCTGGCCAGCGGCAGTCTGGCCGCCTATGACCGGCTGATCACCGCACCGACCGTGGTCATCCACGGACTGGCGGACAAGCTGATGCGTCCGGCGGGGGGCCGCGCGGTGGCGGACGCCATCGATCGCGCCCGACTGGTGCTGTTCGAAGGCATGGGCCACGACCTGCCCGAAGAGTTGTGGGACCCGGTTATCAGTGAGTTGACCACGACATTTGCCGCTGCACGGTAG
- a CDS encoding ABC1 kinase family protein, translating to MSSTAPRQVAQLDRVPLPVEAARIGATGWQLTRAVTRVFTRLLKPGPIQQKVIRELPQTFAALGPTYVKFGQIIASSPGAFGEPLSREFRGLLDSVPPADPDAVHALFVEELGAAPQELFAAFDETPIASASIAQVHFATLHSGEEVVVKIQRPGIRRRVAADLQILKRFAQLVELAKLGRRLSAGDVIADFADNLAEELDFRIEGQSMQTWVSHLHASPLGRNIKVPDVYWDFTSERVLTMERVSGLRIDDAPAIRKAGFDGVELVKALLFSTFEGGLRHGLFHGDLHAGNLLVDDQGRVVFLDFGIMGRIDPRTRWLLRELVYALLVKKDHAAAGKIVVLMGAVGTVKPEGQAAKDLEAFATPLTMTSLGDMSYADIGKQLGALADAYDVKLPRELVLIGKQFLYVERYMKLLAPRWQMMSDPQLTGYFANFMVDVSREHKDDNKDSGA from the coding sequence ATGAGTTCGACCGCACCCCGCCAGGTGGCCCAGCTGGACCGGGTCCCGCTGCCGGTCGAGGCGGCCCGCATCGGCGCGACGGGATGGCAGCTCACCCGCGCCGTCACCCGGGTTTTCACCCGGCTGCTCAAGCCCGGACCGATTCAGCAGAAGGTCATCCGCGAGCTGCCGCAGACCTTCGCCGCGTTGGGGCCCACCTACGTCAAGTTCGGACAGATCATCGCCTCGAGCCCCGGTGCGTTCGGCGAACCGCTGTCGCGGGAGTTCCGCGGCCTGCTGGACTCCGTCCCCCCCGCCGATCCCGATGCGGTGCACGCCCTGTTCGTCGAAGAACTGGGCGCCGCGCCGCAGGAGCTGTTCGCGGCGTTCGACGAGACCCCGATCGCGTCGGCGTCCATCGCCCAGGTGCACTTCGCCACCCTGCACAGCGGCGAGGAGGTCGTGGTCAAGATCCAGCGGCCGGGCATCCGCCGCCGGGTTGCCGCCGACCTGCAGATCCTCAAGCGCTTCGCGCAGCTGGTCGAGCTGGCCAAACTGGGCCGCCGCCTGTCGGCCGGCGATGTGATCGCAGATTTCGCCGACAACCTCGCCGAGGAGCTGGACTTCCGCATCGAAGGCCAGTCGATGCAGACCTGGGTGTCGCATCTGCACGCCTCCCCATTGGGCCGCAATATCAAGGTGCCCGACGTGTACTGGGATTTCACCAGCGAGCGGGTGCTGACCATGGAGCGGGTGTCGGGCCTGCGCATCGACGACGCCCCCGCCATCCGCAAGGCCGGCTTCGACGGCGTGGAACTGGTCAAGGCACTGTTGTTCTCCACCTTCGAGGGCGGGCTGCGGCACGGCCTCTTTCACGGCGACCTGCACGCGGGAAATCTGCTGGTGGACGATCAGGGCCGGGTGGTGTTCCTGGACTTCGGAATCATGGGCCGGATCGACCCGCGCACCCGTTGGCTGCTGCGCGAACTGGTCTACGCACTGCTGGTCAAGAAGGATCACGCCGCAGCCGGCAAGATCGTGGTGCTGATGGGCGCGGTCGGCACCGTCAAGCCCGAGGGCCAGGCCGCCAAGGATCTCGAGGCGTTCGCCACACCGCTGACCATGACATCGCTGGGCGATATGTCCTACGCCGACATCGGCAAGCAACTCGGCGCCCTGGCCGATGCCTACGACGTCAAGCTGCCGCGTGAGCTGGTGCTGATCGGCAAGCAGTTTCTCTACGTGGAGCGCTATATGAAGTTGTTGGCGCCACGCTGGCAGATGATGTCCGATCCACAGCTGACCGGCTACTTCGCCAACTTCATGGTGGACGTCAGCCGTGAGCACAAAGACGACAACAAGGACTCGGGAGCGTGA